The following coding sequences lie in one Chelatococcus sp. YT9 genomic window:
- a CDS encoding alanine racemase produces MASTHISPLPRLALESLRTAVLDRSTKGLPPGTEGLRLAAVGEQGWHVLAGDLPLPLAVIRKSVLEANSRWMKAFTALNGLEISPHGKTTMAPQLFDLQAADGAWAITVATVQQLDVCRRFGVKRVILANQPIGRQAINACFSSIREDAIELYCLADSLTGVNLLAEGATRLPPSPANPLQILVEIGFEGGRTGTRTREEALSVARAVGQVPGLQLAGFECFEGLQPTPAGADRLIDEVIAVAREADAEGLFVTGRAMVLSAGGSSLFDRVGERLNAAAFSRPVVKVLRSGCYLTHDSLSYAAAFKRILNDTSLALPEGGLEPALEVWAYVQSRPEQGRTMLTVGKRDISYDAGMPVPLRWYRPDGSMAAPQSMPPGHTVLALNDQHCHLGTPLDSPIAIGDMVAFGIGHPCTTFDKWAFLALVDDNYRVVDGIRTFF; encoded by the coding sequence ATGGCTTCGACCCACATCTCACCTCTGCCGCGGCTTGCGCTGGAGTCCTTGCGCACCGCCGTGCTCGATCGGTCGACCAAAGGCTTGCCGCCAGGCACGGAAGGGCTCAGGCTCGCCGCGGTGGGCGAGCAGGGATGGCATGTGCTTGCGGGAGACCTGCCCTTGCCTCTCGCGGTTATCCGCAAGTCGGTTCTTGAGGCCAACAGCCGCTGGATGAAGGCTTTCACGGCCCTGAATGGCCTGGAAATCTCTCCCCATGGCAAGACCACGATGGCGCCCCAGCTCTTCGACCTGCAGGCGGCGGACGGCGCCTGGGCAATCACTGTCGCGACGGTGCAGCAGCTCGATGTCTGTCGCCGTTTTGGCGTCAAGCGGGTGATCCTCGCCAACCAGCCAATTGGGCGCCAGGCCATCAATGCATGTTTTTCATCCATTCGTGAGGACGCTATCGAGCTCTACTGTCTGGCCGACAGTCTGACGGGCGTCAACCTTCTTGCCGAAGGCGCTACCCGGCTTCCGCCATCGCCTGCCAATCCACTCCAGATCCTTGTCGAGATCGGCTTCGAAGGCGGGAGGACCGGCACCCGCACCCGAGAGGAAGCGCTATCCGTCGCGCGGGCGGTCGGCCAAGTGCCCGGCCTGCAACTCGCTGGTTTCGAGTGTTTCGAGGGACTGCAGCCGACGCCGGCCGGCGCGGACCGGCTCATTGACGAGGTGATCGCCGTCGCCCGGGAAGCGGACGCCGAGGGCCTCTTTGTTACCGGGCGCGCCATGGTGCTCAGTGCTGGCGGATCATCTCTCTTTGACCGGGTCGGCGAGCGCCTGAACGCCGCCGCGTTCTCACGGCCTGTAGTGAAGGTGCTGCGGTCCGGATGCTATCTCACGCACGATTCCTTGAGCTATGCCGCCGCTTTCAAGCGCATCCTCAACGACACCTCGCTTGCCCTGCCCGAGGGCGGGCTCGAGCCTGCGCTGGAGGTCTGGGCCTATGTGCAGTCCCGACCGGAACAAGGACGTACCATGCTGACCGTCGGCAAGCGCGACATCAGTTATGATGCCGGGATGCCGGTGCCGCTCCGCTGGTATCGGCCGGACGGCAGCATGGCGGCGCCGCAATCCATGCCGCCAGGTCATACGGTGCTCGCCTTGAACGACCAGCATTGCCATCTCGGTACGCCTCTCGACAGTCCAATCGCTATCGGCGACATGGTTGCCTTCGGCATTGGCCATCCCTGCACCACTTTTGACAAATGGGCGTTCTTGGCACTGGTCGATGACAACTACCGGGTCGTGGACGGGATCCGCACGTTCTTCTGA
- a CDS encoding ABC transporter substrate-binding protein — protein sequence MTYRTMGQRLRMLGIAACAAAGLAIAGLAVPDTASAQALKGGTLRIGVLDEIANYDPQQLSTVNFYVIKNLYDSLIEYTADGKPVPSLATEWKIAPDNKSVTVTLRDGVTFHSGTPFKADGVVAALTKGADPARGKNVYSTMAVVKDWNTPDDRTVTINFKDPVPDRQILDLLQFLIPIDPKGVETVETVPAGTGPYLLESRSVGQGMKLKANPNYWRKGEPVSKEIVFTIFSEDAAATAALESGAIDMVYNGSSRSAARLKNAGYQVFDGPGKLVQVFRINSTRGPFRNKKFRQAFNYLMDRDGILRVGYAGMGQVVALPWAPASPAFDASYAKTYAYDLEKAKALLKESGLSPAEMQDWKLLVNGSDEPSVRISQVVQATLAQAGIKIDLDIRQGAEFVDALLKGNFDAVFGGVGNVQKFPSRVATNSIYRTTKNPILKDPHPHPDYVAAIGKVDTTFGSGADVKAAYDNLNKVLVEESFGIPTNSYEVGLIVASDKIGGITPDMDNLLVARTIGFK from the coding sequence ATGACTTACAGGACAATGGGGCAGCGCTTGCGGATGCTCGGCATCGCGGCTTGCGCTGCGGCGGGTCTCGCGATTGCGGGTTTGGCCGTGCCGGACACGGCGTCGGCGCAGGCTTTGAAAGGCGGCACGCTGCGCATCGGCGTTCTCGACGAAATCGCCAATTATGATCCGCAACAACTATCGACGGTGAACTTCTACGTCATCAAAAACCTCTATGACAGCCTCATTGAGTATACCGCCGATGGAAAGCCGGTGCCGAGCCTCGCAACCGAGTGGAAGATCGCGCCCGACAACAAGTCGGTCACGGTGACCCTGCGTGATGGCGTGACGTTCCATAGCGGCACGCCCTTCAAGGCCGATGGGGTCGTTGCAGCCCTCACCAAGGGCGCTGACCCCGCACGCGGCAAGAACGTCTACTCGACCATGGCGGTCGTGAAAGACTGGAATACACCCGATGACCGGACTGTCACGATCAATTTCAAGGACCCGGTGCCGGACCGGCAGATCCTCGATCTTCTGCAATTTCTCATCCCAATCGATCCGAAAGGTGTTGAGACGGTGGAGACGGTGCCGGCGGGAACGGGCCCTTATCTGCTTGAAAGCCGGTCGGTTGGCCAAGGCATGAAGCTGAAGGCCAATCCGAATTACTGGCGCAAGGGCGAGCCGGTTTCGAAGGAGATCGTCTTCACGATCTTCAGTGAGGATGCCGCAGCGACAGCGGCGCTCGAGTCCGGTGCGATCGACATGGTTTATAACGGCTCCTCGCGCAGCGCAGCGCGCCTCAAGAATGCCGGCTATCAGGTATTCGATGGCCCCGGCAAGCTCGTTCAGGTGTTCCGCATCAACTCGACGCGTGGGCCCTTCCGCAACAAGAAGTTCAGGCAGGCCTTCAATTATCTGATGGATCGGGATGGCATTCTGCGCGTGGGCTATGCGGGGATGGGTCAGGTCGTCGCCTTGCCATGGGCGCCGGCGAGCCCGGCTTTCGATGCCTCCTACGCCAAGACCTACGCCTATGATCTGGAAAAGGCGAAGGCGCTCCTGAAGGAATCCGGTCTCTCTCCCGCCGAGATGCAGGACTGGAAACTTCTGGTCAACGGCAGCGATGAGCCCTCCGTCCGGATAAGCCAGGTGGTTCAGGCGACGCTTGCGCAGGCGGGCATTAAGATAGACCTCGACATCCGCCAGGGAGCCGAATTCGTCGATGCGCTGCTCAAGGGCAATTTCGATGCGGTTTTCGGCGGCGTCGGCAACGTGCAGAAGTTTCCCTCGCGGGTCGCCACGAATTCGATCTATCGCACCACGAAGAATCCGATCCTCAAGGATCCGCATCCACACCCCGACTATGTGGCGGCCATTGGCAAGGTCGACACTACTTTCGGCTCGGGCGCCGACGTGAAGGCTGCCTATGACAACCTGAACAAGGTCTTGGTGGAGGAATCCTTCGGCATCCCGACCAACTCCTACGAAGTCGGTCTGATCGTTGCTTCGGACAAGATCGGCGGAATTACACCAGACATGGACAACCTGCTTGTCGCCCGGACCATCGGGTTCAAGTAA
- a CDS encoding M81 family metallopeptidase codes for MRVFAASLATETNTFAPLFVDRSAFEGAFYCPPGTHPDTPTLCSGPMIAARELAQREGLTLIEGTATWAEPAGLVSREAYESLRDEIIGQLKAALPVDIVLFGLHGAMVAHGYDDCEGDLLAHARAIAGPRCIIGAELDMHCHLTDQMVEAADVINAFKEFPHTDFLERGRDLARLCLRAARGEVRPVTAVFDCRAIAGFMTSQEPGRGFVDRMLAMEGHGDILSISVAHGFQAGDVYDVGTKVLVIADGDVAKASVLAEQLGREILSWGPGGGVPPHYKPEEGIAEAVRLAQPGRPVVLADRWDNPGGGVAGDSSVMVDALLKHPDIPAAIGAMWDPVAVGFCRAAGVGAEFRLRFCGKAAPTSGHPIDADVRVRGVTDDLLIPFEQSWVSLGPAAAISIGSLDVVLSSTRAQTFSPPVFTNLGIDLGAKTLVVVKSSNHFYAAFAPIAATVLYLDTGGPYPSDTRMIPYKKARRPLAPLDPNPLL; via the coding sequence ATGCGTGTCTTTGCGGCGTCCTTGGCCACGGAAACGAATACGTTCGCGCCACTCTTCGTTGATCGGAGCGCCTTCGAGGGCGCGTTCTATTGCCCGCCCGGAACACATCCCGATACGCCGACCCTGTGCTCGGGACCCATGATCGCGGCACGCGAACTGGCCCAGCGCGAGGGCCTCACCCTGATCGAGGGCACCGCAACCTGGGCCGAGCCGGCCGGGCTCGTATCGCGTGAGGCTTATGAGAGCTTGCGTGACGAGATCATTGGGCAGCTCAAGGCGGCTCTGCCGGTGGATATCGTGCTCTTCGGGCTGCATGGCGCGATGGTCGCCCATGGCTACGACGACTGCGAGGGCGATCTTCTGGCCCATGCCCGCGCGATCGCGGGACCGCGCTGCATCATAGGCGCGGAACTCGACATGCATTGCCACCTCACCGACCAGATGGTGGAGGCGGCCGACGTCATTAACGCCTTCAAGGAATTCCCCCACACCGATTTTCTGGAACGCGGGCGGGACCTCGCGAGACTTTGCCTGAGGGCGGCACGCGGTGAGGTGCGTCCCGTGACCGCGGTCTTCGATTGCCGTGCCATAGCGGGCTTCATGACGAGCCAGGAGCCCGGGCGCGGCTTCGTGGACCGCATGTTGGCGATGGAAGGCCATGGGGACATCCTCAGTATTTCGGTGGCCCATGGTTTCCAGGCGGGTGATGTTTATGACGTCGGCACCAAGGTCCTCGTGATCGCTGACGGCGATGTTGCCAAAGCTTCTGTGCTGGCCGAGCAACTCGGCCGCGAAATTCTGAGCTGGGGGCCGGGCGGTGGCGTGCCGCCACATTACAAACCCGAGGAGGGTATTGCCGAAGCGGTGCGGCTCGCGCAGCCCGGCCGGCCGGTCGTGCTCGCCGACCGCTGGGACAATCCAGGCGGTGGCGTCGCCGGGGACTCCTCGGTGATGGTGGACGCACTTCTGAAGCATCCGGACATTCCGGCAGCGATCGGAGCGATGTGGGATCCGGTTGCCGTCGGCTTCTGCCGCGCGGCAGGAGTTGGAGCGGAATTCCGCTTGCGTTTCTGTGGCAAGGCGGCGCCGACATCGGGCCATCCGATCGATGCCGACGTCCGGGTGCGGGGAGTCACCGATGATTTGCTCATTCCTTTCGAGCAAAGTTGGGTATCGCTGGGGCCGGCCGCCGCGATCTCAATCGGGAGCCTCGATGTCGTCTTGTCCTCGACGCGCGCGCAGACCTTCAGCCCACCCGTCTTCACCAATCTTGGCATCGATCTTGGCGCGAAAACCCTCGTGGTGGTGAAGTCCTCCAATCATTTCTACGCCGCCTTCGCGCCGATCGCCGCGACCGTGCTCTATCTCGATACCGGGGGGCCCTATCCTTCGGACACCCGCATGATCCCCTACAAGAAGGCGCGACGGCCGCTCGCGCCGCTCGATCCAAACCCGCTCCTTTGA
- a CDS encoding ABC transporter permease, with the protein MTIGHGTPAGRRWHSLPPLGLLLSVSFLVVVVFGAVFADVLPINPLAQNVVDSLQPPSSRHWFGTDELGRDIMARVIFGARTSLITAAGAVVIAALVGVPIGLVAGYFGGWRDTVLMRLIDVLMALPNILFAMALIAVLGRSQTAALVAVGVAGIPSFARIARAQVLTLRQLDFVSAVRGFGCSSSYIMFRTILPNALSPLMVQVIVLSSVAILLEAALAFLGVGVPPPTPSWGEMLRTGKSYLYEAPYYAVLPGLVLTLTILSFDTIGKELSMVLDPRSSAGTPGELERAKP; encoded by the coding sequence ATGACGATCGGGCACGGCACGCCTGCCGGGCGGAGGTGGCACTCGCTGCCACCCCTGGGCTTGCTCCTTAGCGTCAGCTTCCTCGTCGTCGTGGTGTTCGGCGCGGTCTTCGCAGATGTTCTGCCGATCAATCCCCTCGCTCAGAACGTTGTCGACTCGTTGCAGCCGCCATCGAGCCGTCACTGGTTCGGCACTGACGAACTGGGCCGCGATATCATGGCGCGAGTGATCTTTGGGGCTCGCACGTCGCTGATTACCGCCGCGGGTGCTGTCGTCATCGCAGCGCTCGTTGGGGTACCGATCGGCCTCGTCGCCGGCTATTTCGGCGGATGGCGAGACACAGTCCTCATGCGTCTGATCGACGTGTTGATGGCCCTGCCGAACATCCTGTTCGCCATGGCACTGATCGCTGTGCTCGGCCGCAGCCAGACCGCCGCGCTGGTCGCCGTGGGCGTCGCGGGCATCCCGAGCTTCGCACGCATCGCTCGCGCACAGGTGCTGACCCTGCGTCAGCTCGATTTCGTCTCGGCGGTGCGCGGTTTCGGCTGCTCATCCAGCTACATCATGTTCCGCACGATCCTGCCGAATGCCTTGAGCCCGCTTATGGTGCAGGTGATCGTCCTCTCGTCGGTCGCGATTCTGCTGGAGGCAGCGCTCGCCTTCCTTGGGGTGGGTGTCCCGCCTCCGACGCCGAGCTGGGGTGAGATGCTGCGCACTGGCAAGTCTTATCTCTATGAAGCGCCCTATTACGCGGTTCTGCCGGGGCTCGTCCTGACGCTGACCATTCTCTCCTTCGACACGATCGGGAAGGAGCTCTCTATGGTTCTCGATCCCCGTTCGAGCGCCGGAACTCCCGGAGAACTCGAGCGAGCCAAGCCATGA
- a CDS encoding M81 family metallopeptidase, producing the protein MRLALIHIGQETNDFNPVLTQLSDYAAFGILEGAAITAELSQLGQVGGHYAAVAESGLAVETIPIIRAWSGAGGRISREAFDFFQKKISEGLAAAKPVDGLVLQLHGACAAEGIDDVEGEQVALCRSILGPDVPIMLGLDHHANITQKIIDNATIIVGHRTQPHDTFDTGKVGTDVLLRVLRNKLKPAMAWRKIPLLSHQEQFLTSKGPMKIWFDRARALEADPRVLQASNYPMQPWLDVAEGGWATVVVTDNDPALAERLADELADLAWSLRDDFQIKEAVSVDEAVMMADRAPDGVVVISDTGDTVFGGSAGDSNLILEAILRLGIKSPTLIPLISPRTVARLAEAGEGATVTLPLGGDAAPAFFSPLEVTGTVRKVADGKIPVAFNHQTHIDMGRVVIFDVGPCTLLVSELRGVAGNIPAAYEAFGINPREYKIAVLKTASNFQYFAPISTQVIRADTRGPGQSDVFTLPWRNIPRPVYPLERFEDWRNPQQ; encoded by the coding sequence GTGCGACTAGCGCTCATTCATATTGGCCAGGAAACCAATGACTTCAACCCGGTTTTGACCCAGCTGTCCGACTACGCCGCCTTTGGAATCCTCGAGGGCGCCGCCATCACGGCAGAGCTCAGCCAGCTTGGCCAAGTCGGCGGACACTATGCAGCGGTGGCAGAGTCCGGCCTTGCCGTCGAGACAATCCCGATCATCCGGGCCTGGAGCGGTGCGGGGGGCCGTATCTCCCGTGAAGCCTTCGACTTTTTCCAGAAGAAGATCAGTGAGGGCCTCGCCGCCGCCAAGCCGGTCGATGGCCTTGTTCTGCAACTGCACGGCGCTTGTGCGGCGGAGGGCATCGATGACGTCGAAGGCGAGCAAGTCGCCCTCTGCCGCAGCATTCTCGGGCCTGACGTTCCCATCATGCTCGGGCTCGACCATCATGCCAATATCACGCAGAAGATCATAGACAACGCCACCATTATTGTCGGACATCGCACGCAGCCTCACGACACCTTTGACACCGGCAAAGTGGGCACGGACGTCCTCCTCAGGGTCTTGCGCAACAAGCTCAAGCCAGCGATGGCATGGCGCAAGATCCCGTTGCTGTCGCACCAGGAGCAATTCCTGACGTCGAAGGGGCCCATGAAGATCTGGTTTGATCGCGCACGGGCTCTGGAGGCCGATCCTCGGGTTCTGCAGGCCTCGAACTACCCGATGCAGCCATGGCTCGACGTGGCCGAGGGAGGGTGGGCAACGGTGGTGGTGACCGATAACGACCCCGCACTGGCCGAGCGTCTCGCCGATGAACTCGCCGATCTCGCGTGGTCGTTACGCGACGATTTCCAGATCAAGGAAGCGGTTTCCGTTGACGAGGCCGTGATGATGGCCGACCGCGCTCCTGACGGCGTGGTTGTCATCAGCGATACCGGCGACACCGTTTTCGGCGGCTCGGCGGGCGACAGCAACCTCATTCTTGAGGCAATCCTTCGCCTTGGCATCAAGAGCCCGACGCTCATTCCGCTGATTTCGCCGCGGACGGTGGCGCGGCTCGCGGAGGCGGGCGAGGGTGCGACAGTGACGCTTCCGCTCGGAGGAGACGCGGCACCGGCATTCTTCTCGCCGCTTGAGGTGACGGGAACCGTACGCAAGGTCGCCGACGGCAAGATCCCCGTCGCTTTCAATCACCAGACCCATATCGACATGGGGCGCGTCGTCATTTTCGATGTGGGGCCATGCACGCTGCTGGTCTCGGAGTTGCGTGGCGTTGCGGGTAATATTCCCGCCGCCTATGAAGCCTTCGGGATCAATCCGCGCGAATACAAGATCGCGGTCCTAAAAACCGCATCCAATTTCCAGTACTTTGCGCCCATTTCAACTCAGGTCATTCGCGCCGATACGCGCGGCCCTGGACAATCCGATGTATTCACACTGCCATGGAGGAATATTCCGCGGCCGGTTTATCCGCTGGAGCGTTTCGAGGACTGGCGTAATCCACAACAATGA